AGTGTAGGGTCCGCCGTGGCGCGTCAACCAAACGGAATTGATGGCAACGCTTCCACTACTTCAGGCGAGGCGCAAGTCTCTCCTTTTCCTGCCCCGCGCTTTCTCAAGAAAGTGACGCATTGGTCTGTCTGCAGCCGTGTCAGTGCAAGCCTGAAACCCGATTGTAGAGGAGAACAAGTCATGGATTTAGGTCAAACTTCACAATCTCCGACGACCCCTGGCGTGGAGGAGAACTTCACAAACGGACCAGCCAAAATTCTTGTTGTAGATGACGATCAAGCCATGCGAACTCTCCTCAGCATCCTTTTTATCCGCGCGGGATTTGATGTAGCCGAGGCGTCCAATGGCTTTGAGGGACTGCAACTTCTTTGTCATGAGTACTTTGACCTTGTCGTAACCGACGGGGCCATGCCAGTGAAGGACGGGCTAACCATGATTTCGGAGGCGCGCGCCCTCGCGCCAAAAGCGAGATTCATCGTCCATTCGGGGTCGGACCGTGAGACACTGGAACGCGCTAGAGAACTCAGTGCAGGAAGCATTCTCGCGGTCCTTAGCAAGCCAGCGCCATCTTCGGCAATAGTCGCGGCCGTCAAAGACGCTTTACGCGCCTGCCGGTGTCATTGCCAAGACGGCGAGGGGGCGTCGACGCAGTCGCGAAGCACCTCTACATACGTAAATCCACTTTTCGGTGCCGTGCGAGAAAAGCTTAGTACAAAAGTCCACTTTCGCCAGGATCTGTGTGGAAGTGTCTTATAGGCCTCGCGTATCCCAGGGCTGGGGAAGTGGTACAACCAACAGAGGCACTAGGTTTGTCATATCTACACTCGAACGCCTCACTCCACTGGGGCGCCCGCTCGGAGTCAAAAGCTATGAACACTCACAGCCACGGCCCTTACCTGGCCTATGAAGAACGCTTGGCCCGGAGAATTCAGTCGACTCTGAGCCGTTCCCTCAACCGCAACCTTTGGAAGCGAATTCTCTGGCGGCTCGGGTTGGCCGTTCTCGCATTTGTACTGGTTGGCGCTTCACTTTTGGAGTCACTCAGGTATCTCTTTCCGCAAGTCAACGAGATGCCTTTCGTAATCTTTTTGACCGTCACGTTACTACTATGTCCCATCATCGTAATATCTGTCCGGCACGTCCTTGCCCTTCTCGTAGACCTTCAGATGACGCACGTGGATCTACTGGTGATTCTGGGCAACGTAGTCGCAATGCGAGATCAAGACACAGGGGAGCACAATCTCCGAGTCGCAATAATGGCAGTCCGGCTTGCTGAAGCAGCCAAGGTAGACCCTCGATTGATGTCAGGGCTGTTCATGGGCGCGTTTTTGCATGACATTGGCAAAGTAGGTATACCCGACAACATACTCCTCAAGCCGAGTCAGCTCTCGCATGAGGAGCGGCAGGAAATGCAGATGCATGTAATCCACGGCGACGACATTGTCGCTAACTCCGTATGGCTTCAAGGAGCGGCGCGAGTGGTCCGCTCACACCATGAGAAGTTTGATGGTGCTGGTTACCCCGACGGCACAAAGGCCGAGAAGATTCCCATTGAGGCTCGAGTCTTCTCGATAGTGGACGTTTTCGATGCACTGGTGTCGAAGCGGCCATACAAGGAGGCGATGCCTCTCAACCAAGCACTCGATATCCTGCAAAAGGAACGAGGCAGGAGTTTTGACCCGAGCTTCCTCGACGCATTCCTGTCGATTGCCGAAAAACTCTACAATCAGGTGATACGATCGGATATCGACCAACAGAAAGAAATGTGTGCGGCAATCATTGAACGGTATTCCGGTCAATGGTGAACAGAAACGACGATTGTCATGAATGTCGCGGGCAAAAACTCATCGCAAAACCTAGAAATCGTGCACGTGAGCATCTTGAGTCGGAACTCAATCGGGCCGATGTAGACCGCAGATTGAGCTTGGGACCGCGCGAGTCAGGCATTCGTACGGCATTCACGAATTCAGGGGCGCGTTTTGCTGGTTCATGCGCTGGAAGGTAAATATGGCGGAGAGACCGGGATTCGAACCCGGGGTACAGGCTAACACCCATACAACGGCTTAGCAGGCCGCCACCTTCAGCCACTCGGTCATCTCTCCGATATGGGCGTAGCCATGCTACCACGTGGCAACGAGCCGATGCAAATGAAATCGCCCCTTGTAAGCGACAAATCTCTGAATTTCGCGGGTTTATCCTTGCCGATAATCGCCGCCAATGCTAGACTTGAGGGGTGTGGAGCGCGCCCCTCGGGGCTGAAATTGCCGCTACGATGCCGGCGGTCCTACCTGAGTCAGCCGTCGGCCGGCACCAACGGTGCAACCTCGTGCGAGCGTTCGATCTCTGTGTATGTGGGGACAACGGCGCACACGTGAACGCTGGAGCGTGTGTGAGCCTTCAACTGTCGTCGGCATAGTGGGAGGATCGACTTTGAAAACGAGAACACATGGTTTCACGCTCATCGAATTGCTGGTCGTTATCGCCATCATTGGAATTCTTGCGGCAATCCTATTACCCGCGTTGGCGCGGGCCCGCGAAGCGGCACGGCGGGCCAGTTGCCAGAACAACCTCAAACAAATGGGTATCGTGTTCAAAATGTACGCGAACGAGTCGAAAGGGGAGAAGTGGCCTCCCAAGACCACTGCAAACAGCTCGACTCCGGAACCGGCCGCTATCTACCCAGAGTATCTCACGGACGTTTCTGTGATGATTTGTCCATCGGATGCGGAGGCCGGGAACGTCCTAGACCCCGGCGGCGACCCCACGCAGATTTGGGTAAACGCCAACGGTGACATCGATATGGTGCGATTGGCAGACCAGGGGGATGCGTCCTACGGCTACATCGGGTTCGCTATCCCCGATAATGCGTGGCTGCAGAATTGGCCCGATATCGCGACGGTGGCCGGGCAGATGGCCAGCATCTATCTGGCGCCCGACGAAGACTTCGAATTGGACCATCCGCTGCTCGGCACGCTTCAAGTGCGCCGCCTGCGCGAGGGTATTGAGCGCTTCTTTATTTCCGACATCAACAATGCAGCCGCAAGTTCCATGGGGCAATCCGAGTTGGCGGTGTACTTTGATGTGGTGAGCGAAAAAGTGCAGAATTTCAGCCACGTTCCGGGAGGCTCGAACGTCTTGTTCATGGACGGGCACGTGCAGTTCGTCAAGTATCCAAGCGATCAGTTCCCCGTGACTCCAGAGTTTGCCGAATTCGCCACGTTAGGACAGTAACGACTACGTACGTTATGGGTATTGGCAGGCGGGAAAGCCGGCGCGTTTCCCGCCTGTTTTGTTCACCTGCGGGGGACGGGGGCTACGCCTGCTGCCTCAGCCGCGTATATGTGAGTTTGAACGCAATCGAATGATAACGGTCATTTGCTCAAGTTGTGGGTTGAAGATACTTGTACCTCCCACCGTACAAGGGCGCGCGGGCGTCTGCTTTGGATGCGGCGCCGCGCTAGTCGTTCCTCGTGCTGCACAAGCTGCGGACGAACTCAGCCTCGCTTTTGAAGTCGGCACTCGCATCGCGGATCGCTATGCCATAGAAAGCCCTTTGGGCAAAGGCGGAATGGGCGTCGTTTACAGCGCATGGGACTCGCTCATGAACGAGCGCGTTGCGCTCAAGTTCTTGAATCCGCTTCTCCTTCAGACGCAGAAAGGAATTCAGCTTTTCATTCACGAAGCTCAAATCGCGCGCCGGTTGCGGCATGAGAATATTGTCGCCGTGCACGATGTCGCCGCGACCCCCGAGGGGATTATGTACCTCTCCATGGAATTCCTGGCGGGGCGTTCGCTGAGGTCGGTCCTGCGGCATTTCCGAAGTGTCCGCCGCTTCATGGACGTGCGACTGGCCGTAGACTTGACCGCGCAAATCCTCAACGCGCTGGACTACGCACACCGCACCGTGATCCATCGCGACATGAAACCCGAGAACGTCATGTTGCAGCCGGGTGAACGCGTGAAGGTGCTCGACTTCGGACTCGCGAAAGTGTTGGACGAAGAGCGCCATGAGGGGAGTGGGGAAGACAAGCACAAGCAGAAGGACAAGGCAACGAGAGTCGTCGGTACCGAAGCCTATGCCGCGCCAGAACAACTCCGCGCCGGCCTCCCCATCGACCTGCGGGCAGACTTGTACGCCGTGGGGGTCATCTTTAAGGAACTGTTGACACTTCGCACGCCGTTGGATGATCCCATCGAGGTGCAGCAGGCCCGCGACGACGTCGCTCCATCGCTTCTGGAGATTCTCAACAAGGCAATAAAGGAAGCGCCCGAAGATCGTTGGCAATCGGCAGGCGATTTCCGAAGGAGTCTGCTTCAAGCCTACGTTGAATCCTATCGCCGTACGCCGCTTGCCGCCGCCGCATCGGAAACCGGCCGGCAAGCGTCAACCGAGGGCATGCTCCTCATGGAAGGCGGAAGCTTCCTGATGGGGAACAACGCGGTTCCCGATGAGGCGCCCCAATTCGAAGCCTACGTTGAACCCTTCTATATTGACGTTCACCCCGTTACGGTTGGGCAATATCGGGAGTTTCTCGAGGCAACCGGCCATCCCAAACCCAAACTCTGGGGGCAGCGTGATTACGGCGGCGATGATCAACCCGTGGTCGGGGTAAGTTGGGACGACGCCACGGCCTATGCACAGTGGGCGGGAAAGCTGCTTCCGTCCGAAGCCCAGTGGGAATTCGTGGCACGGGGCAAAGAGAACCGCCGCTATCCCTGGGGTAACAACGAGGCCGATTCCAATCGCGCCAATTACGGCGATCATCTCAACATGCCTTCTATCGTGGGAATGCATGAAGACGGCGCTACTCCGGACGGCATCCAAGATATGGGTGGAAACGTGTACGAGTGGACGTCCGATTGGTTCTTGCCCTATGACCCCGCAAAGCGGGAAGCAGCGGCCCAATCGGGTCCGCCCAAGCGCGCGGTGCGAGGCGGCGCGTGGAATTCTCCTGTGCAGGAGCTTCGTTGCTCGGCGAGGAAGGGGCTCTTTCCTGAGACTCGGCTGCCGACGGTCGGGTTCCGGTGCGTGCTTCCGTTTCGCTCGTAGAGCGAACTATCCCGGATTTCTCACAAACACGCTTGAACCTCTCTCGTAACCGGTGTGTTTGCGAGACTTGCAGCGAAAGCCAAAGCGGTTCTACGAAAACAGAGTGTGTTCGCGAGAAATCCTCATGGCAAAACCTCAAAGTCCTGCGCGTGAGCATTTTGCGTCGGCGCTCAATCGCGCTGGTGCAAATTGCGGACTATACGAGCAGCGTCTTCTCCGTGTCCTGATAACGCAACCGAATGGAGAAGAAGGCCTCCTCGCTATCGATGAACGCATCAACGACATCGGGATCGAAGTGCTTGCCCTTGCCCTCTAGCAGAATCTCCCTGCTCTTCTCGTGCGGCATCGCTTCCTTGTAACACCGCTTCGACGTCAAGGCGTCGTACACGTCCGCCAGAGCGAGAATCCTGCCCGCAAGCGGAATATCGGCTCCCGCGAGACCATGAGGATAACCTGTGCCGTCCCACTTCTCATGATGGCTTTCGGCCAGTTCAATACCCATCTTTAAGAAGCTATTGCCCGGATGTTTCTCATCCACGCGGCGCAAGGTCGTCGCGCCTATCGTCGCGTGATTCTTCATGATCTCAAACTCTTCCTCGGTAAGCTTGCCAGGCTTCTGGAGAATGCGATCGGGAATACCGACTTTCCCGATATCGTGGAGCGGCGCGGCCACATACAGGTCTTCAATGTATGAATCGTCGATGAGTTCGGCGTGTTGGGGAAACGTGCGGATCTTGCTGGCCAACGTGTACGCGTATTGACGCATGCGCTCGAGATGCTCGCCCGTGTCGGGGTCGCGCGATTCCGCGAGATTGGCCAGCGCAAAAATCAACGCAAGTTGCGTTGATGCAATTTCTTTCACCTGTTCACGCACCCGCTCTTCCAGTTCGCGATTGTAGCGTTCGATGCGATCCCGGTGTTCCTCTTCCTTATCGTGGAGGTCCTTCTTGGCGAGACATCCGTTGAGCCGCGCTTTCAGCAGAATGGGGTTAAACGCCTTGGGAAGGTAGTCGTCCGCACCCAACTCGATGCAATGCGTGATGCTCTGCATCTCGTCCAGCGCCGAAACCATCACCACCGGTATATGCCGGAGCGACTCGTCCGCCTTTACATGTTCCAAGAACTGGTAGCCTGTCATAACCGGCATCATGACGTCGCTCAACACGAGGTCCACTTTGTGTTCCTTGAGTTGCTTCAACGCCACGGCGCCATTTTCGGCCTGAATCGAGCTGTGGCCAAGATCGGCGACCAATTTGGCGAGTATCTGCCGATTGACTCCCTGGTCGTCCACAATCAAGATGTTGGCAGACTTAGACATATACGGCCACCTCTCATTGAGACCCGAACATGTGCCGACTTCCGCCTGCTCGGTCGATCGGCAAACTTCCACGAGCACGATTGTGCCACATTATTCACCTGTTTGCCCATATTATTTGGAAAGGTCGTCCTCAAGCCAGGACACACCAGGTCTTGTAGGGTCGTCTTCCTTACGCGCCAAAAAGAGCAGAACGCTGACGGTACAGCGACCAGAACCTGCCTGGATTCGCGTCACAAGGCTCGGTACACCACGCGTATGGCTCAGTGACGCAACTTGGCTTTTCAATCACTTCTGCGGGCCTCAAATCACAAATTGTGCTGCAACTCCGCACACGGAAAAGGGATAGAGACTCCAGAGGCAGTCTGCATTTGGCATGGAGCATTTCCGCGGTGCAAGTCTCCGGAGGATGTCTAGCGGGAGTGAAAACGGAAGTTTGTCACAGTTCTGACGCACGTCAGATTCGTAGTCCGGATTTCTCACGAACACACACGGACTTCTCTCGCAACCTGTGCGTTTGCAGGATTCTTTGCGGGAAGCGAAGCAGACCTCGGCAAGCAGTGTGCGTTTGTTTGAAATCCCCATGGAATAGCCTCAAAGTCTTGCACGTAAGCATTTTGCGCTGGCGTTCAGTTGCGCCGGTGCAAAATGCGGGATAGAATCGCGCGAATGGTTAGGGGTTCAGACATACGGGGGAAGGCACGCGCCGTCCTTATCGCCGTCGCGTTTGTGTCCGGCGTAGCCGCACAGACGTTTCCGCCGATGAGCGTCGAGATTAGCGCGGACCACCCTCTCTTTCTATTTGCCGTACCCCCGAGCGACACGCTCGATGGTGCTGCCTATGCACAGCAGGTCGCTGGAATCTGGGCGGCTCTACCTGAACCCATGAAGCCCTTCTCGGTGCTGGCCATTTCCGTGGACACGCCCGACGCGACAGCCCGTGACCAAGCCGTTCGCACCGCGCTTCAGTCCCTCCAGCAAGCCGAAATACCCGTGGCACTCCAGATAGCTGACGCGAATCCGATGGGCGTGTATCCGATCCCGCTTGCCGATGAATTGCTTGCAACGTTCCCATGCGTCAAAGGTGTGCTCGCGGCGGACCTTGACTTCAACACCTATGACCGTTTTGGCGGGGGCGGTGATTTTGGAGCGCCGCCTGCCGCGCGGTGGCTCACCACCGCTGTCGAAATTGCCGCTCACAATGGACGCTTCATCGCCATACGGCTCGCCGGTCCCCGTTGGCTGCGGCTGATGAGCAATCCCGCGTGCAGACCTCTCTATGCACAGCTCATGGCATGCCGCGCTTTCGTCGTTCCCCTGGTGGACACGGATAAGGGCGATACGATTGCGCAGCAGGGTGCGCTCATGGGCATGTGGCTTGAAGGCGCCGTCGACCAATGGGGCGTCTCAGCATCGTCCAACTGGTACCGCAACGCATCGTTCCTTGAACCCGGCGTATTTGGCCGACGCAAAGAACCGGTCGAAATGCCGCCCAAGCTCTACCGGGCCATGCTGCTAAATGGCGCTATGGGCGGCGCGACGGCATACGCGTTCGACGTGCCGGGTGACCTTTGGTTTGGCGAACGGGCCAAGTACTGGCAAGAATCCATTCAACCGGCCCTTCGCGAAATGGTACAGCAAGGCCTTATTGCGCGCCGCGAGTTTGTCCAGAAGAAAGCTGCCGTCGCCTGCCAACTCGCCGTGGCCCCCACGCCCGAAGCGTTTCAGATTAACCTGCGCGACGTAGATGGCGTTCGCGATCAGGGGCTGCTGATGCTGGGCGCGTATGGCATGGAGCGGCCCGGCCAAATTAGCGAGTTGATCCCTAATACCGGCCGCCATTACTGGGTGCCAATCCTGTCTGCGTTCGCTCCCGCCGATGTGTCCTCGATGTTCGGACGAATCGTCCCTGCCGGCACGACCCCGTCCGCGCAGGCCTGGAATCAGTTGCTCGACCAATTTCATCAACCCGACGGCGGCGGCACAGCCTTTGTGTCGCGCGTAGGACGTGGCGTCTTCGTGATGCACACTCAAGAGAACCTGTACTCAGAGCAAACCTTTGAGATTCCCAGTCTGCCTGCGCCTGTCGTGGGTCTGGAAGCCGAACGTCAGAACGGAACCGTGGTTCTCAAGTGGCCGTTCCGCGAGGGCGACGTATCGTTCAAGATCTATAAGCGCCCTTACCCCGGCGGCGAATTCGATTTGATCGCCGAGGGGACCGATCGCCGCACGTGGACCGACCCAACGCCCAGCGCCGATGCTGCGTTTGCCTACGCGGTAACCGCTCTCACGAACGAACAGGCTCCCTACTCGGGCACGGTCAACTACGGAGATTACCTCGCCTTCAGTGTGGCGGAGAGCCGCATCGTCGAAGAGGCAGTCATCAGCAATATCGCGGCCATGGCCAAGGGACAACCGTTGGAAACCCCAGCCGATGCGCGCCCTAAGTCCCAAGTGTGGTGGCCGAACACGGAAGGGCTTCCGGAGGACAAGATACCGCTCGCGAAAGAGATTGCCGAGCGTCTCGAAACCCTGGACAAAGCCTTTGCCGCCGAAGATCTGGATACGGTTCTCGATCTCTATACGACGGAATACCAGGATGCGCAGTGGTGGCGGTTCCAATACGTGAAACGCGCGTTTCAATGGTTCTTCGAACGATACGGCGCCTGCAGAATGGACCGGCAAATCCGCGAGTGGGACTTCTCCGCATTCGATTCCTCCGGTCAGGTTCGCGTGCTGGTGTATTGCCGGTTCTCAGGCACAGCCATTAGCGACCCCTCCGGACGCATCGGGCAGACACAAGCCTTTTTCCCCTGCAACGATACCGGCGAAGTGTGGTTTACCCTCTCCATGAAAGAACAAGTGTGGCGTATCGAACGCACCGAACCTTCCCTTCCGAATATGGCGGAAATCCTCTCGTTCTCTGCCGGCCCTTACGACAAGTTCGTACCCGGTCCAGACGTCTATAAGAAATAGAGAAGAAACTCAACCAAGGATTCCCCGGATGGCACGGATGCGGGACAATTCGATCAACGAGGCTCGCTTCGGACGATTCGCTTCCAAGTCAGTTGGTTGGACTTGAAGTTCAGAAGAAGGCCCACTTCCAGGTTTGTGATTGCCAAGTAACCGAGGATCTGAGCCGTATGCTCGTCACTGAAGGCCGTGACGACCTTTGTGTCGACAATGACCTTCCCTTCGACAACGAGGTCTGGAATGAGAATTCCGATTTCGTGGCCCTTGTAGAAAACCGGGAATCTCATTTGACTGTCGCACGATATGCCTCGCAGACCCAGCTCGATGACAAGCGCGTGCTCGTAGATCTTCTCGTCTAGCCCCGGCCGCAATTCACTCGAGACAGACATCCCCGCTCCGATGATTGCATGCGTAATATCTTCGTGGATCAAAAGTCGCCCCCCTTCTTCAGTGTTTCCATTCCGCAATTGTATCGACGCGATTAAGCGTCGGCGCGGATTGCTTACGTGCATGACACTGTGGTTATTCCACGACAAAGTCTCGCGAACATGCTTTGTACACAACGAACTGTTCCGTTCTTCGTTGCAAGTCTTGCAAGCGGGCCAGTTGCGAAATGAGTTCCGGCGTGCTAGTCAGTAATACGGGCAAACGACCGACACACACAAATCTATATCATTAACAATAATATCATAACAGCGATTCTTTATCCGTGCCATCAGCGCCATCCGTGGTTGAATTCGTTATTGTATTTGTGCGGTGATTGGCACTCAGCCGCAGAAGGAAGGAATTGATGCACACTTCACGGCGTACGTTCCTGAAGACATCTACCGTGTTAGCCGCCGTACTCACATCTGGCAAGTCGCTTGCTCAAGACGTCAAAGCCAAACCCTGGAAGACCTCCGTCGGCCTAAACGGCTTCATGTCCTCCGAGGGCAGGTTCCAGCACTCGTACCCCATCTGGGAAATCCTCGACTTCACGAGCCGAGAAGGATTCGATGGTGTGGAACTGGTGGAAGGATGGCCTCATGGGGGTTACCCGAAATCGAACGAGACCGAGCGTATAGCAGCGCTCAAGCGCTTGTACGAATCCTACGGACTGCAGCCCTACACGTTTCAGACCGGCAGTTCGGACTCCTATGCCGCCGATCCTGCGCGACGCGAGGCATGGTTGGTGAAGTTCACGGAACATCTGAATCTGGCGCGCGCAATGGGCTGCGAATTCATCGGCAACTGGCCCGGCGGCGATCTCGCGGGCAACGCCAATCTCGACGCGGCAATTACGAATCTGGTTACCAGCTACCGCGAGGCCGCAAAGCGCGCCGCCGATATGGGACTCTATTTCTCCTTCGAGATTGAGCCTCCGTTCATTTTCAATACGTTCGAAACGCTTCAACGCATTCTTGCCGAGGTCGATCATCCCGTCTGCAAGACCAACTTCGATCCCAGCCATTTCGATTTGATGTGGGGCAGCAAAGGCAAGCCACACGAGATGCTGCAGAAACTGGGTGTGCAACACATCGGGCATGTTCATCTCACCGACTGCGACGGAACGCTGTTCGAAGGTACCTCAAAACACCTCGCCTGCGGCGACGGCCATTGCGACATCCCCGCCGCCCTCAAAACGCTATGGGACGGCGGCTACCGGGGCTGGATCATGATCGACGCCTGGATGATCGACGACGCCTACGACGCCTACCGAAAAGGAAAGGCTGCTATCGACGCGGGAGTGAAGGCCGCGGAGGGATAGGTCCCATCCGTCTGATCCGACCGATCTGCCCTATTCTTGAGAAAAAAAGCAGGTAGGACAGAGTCGCTTGAGGCTGCAAATCCACGGAAAATGGAGGGAGCGGCGGGCCTTGGGAACCCGCCGCTCGGTGCGGGGAGTGTCTGAAACCTCATTCCGTGTATCTTGGCGCAAGAGGGTCACGGCTTGAGCGTATTTCCTGAAACCTTTGGGCTGCGGTCAAAGTGCCTCAGACGACTCAGCTTGAGGTGTGGACTATTTTAAGGCCTGGGCTGCGGAACGGACTTCATGGTGCGATGAAGTCCACGACCAAGTCCACACACTTAGTTTCAGACACCATGCGAAATATACCACAAGATATAGGGGCTGTCAAGAGGATTTTATTGGGTAGGCGCAAATTATTCCCGAGGGTCTTTCCACCATAAGCTGTACATCTCTAGACCGTTTACGCAAGGCATAGGACAGCAGAAGCATGTAGTGAGACTAGTGGAACCCGCAGTTTCTATGGGGCCGCACTCTACATATAGTGTCACAAGACTGTGACCGGTGTCCGCCAACCAGGTCGCAAGAGTGAGTAAATCCAGGAAAGGTTAGGAAAACGCCGCCGGCCGCGAGCCCCCAAGCGAGCCCGGGAGCGGTGCAGGCACAAGTCCTCCGCCATTCTGCCGATGGCGGATAGAGGCGCGCCGGCCTCCCCGTCCGCGACTCAAAAGGGGGTCCAAGCAGACATCGAGCGGAACTGGGGGGATCGGGACGAAAGGGCACGGACTGCGGGAATATGAGATTTGACAATGCCCTTTCCTTAGTGACATGATTCTGCCCCTCTGGCCAGAATGCGGTATTGGCTGGTCTTGGGATTGTGGGGTAACGAACGTCCCTAAATACACGTCAGTGAACCCCGAGTTTGACGACCCACGTCCGGTGGGGTAGGTCTATTTACAGGAGATTTCTAATATGGCTCATGTCGTAGCCGAGCCTTGCATCAAGTGCAAGTACACCGACTGTGTCGCCGTATGCCCCGTGGACTGCTTTCACGAGGGTGCAAACATGCTGACAATCGATCCGGACGAATGCATCGACTGCGGCGCGTGCGTGGACGAATGCCCGGTTCATGCGATCTATCCGGAAGAAGACTTGCCGGAGAAGTGGCAGGACTTCATTGCGTTGAACAAAGAACTGGCTGCCCAATGGCCGGTTATCAACGAGACGCAAGAGTCGTTGCCCACTGCGGAAGAATTCAAAGATGTTGAGTCGAAGCTCGATCAATTGGATCGTTCTGCCGCGCAGAAGTAACGCGCCTCAACCGTTGCCCGGATTCGATAGATAGTTTGCGAGAGGCCCTGCTACATCCAAGCCGGTCTTCTCCTCGAATACGGCAAACATAGGAGAAGGGTTGCATTCGAGAACGTGAAATCCGCGAGCGCCTCGAATGAGATCGACTCCCGAGAATCGCATTCCACACGCCGCTGCGGCCGATACAGCCGCGCGGCGTTCTTCTTTGCTTAATCGGGTCGCGACTACCGCCTTTTCATCACGCCGGTAGTCGAGTTCATCCGAGTGAATCTCGGCTGAAGCAACAACGCGCTTGCCAACCACATAGACTCGAACCGAG
This Candidatus Hydrogenedentota bacterium DNA region includes the following protein-coding sequences:
- a CDS encoding ferredoxin family protein, with amino-acid sequence MAHVVAEPCIKCKYTDCVAVCPVDCFHEGANMLTIDPDECIDCGACVDECPVHAIYPEEDLPEKWQDFIALNKELAAQWPVINETQESLPTAEEFKDVESKLDQLDRSAAQK
- a CDS encoding DUF1559 domain-containing protein → MWGQRRTRERWSVCEPSTVVGIVGGSTLKTRTHGFTLIELLVVIAIIGILAAILLPALARAREAARRASCQNNLKQMGIVFKMYANESKGEKWPPKTTANSSTPEPAAIYPEYLTDVSVMICPSDAEAGNVLDPGGDPTQIWVNANGDIDMVRLADQGDASYGYIGFAIPDNAWLQNWPDIATVAGQMASIYLAPDEDFELDHPLLGTLQVRRLREGIERFFISDINNAAASSMGQSELAVYFDVVSEKVQNFSHVPGGSNVLFMDGHVQFVKYPSDQFPVTPEFAEFATLGQ
- a CDS encoding SUMF1/EgtB/PvdO family nonheme iron enzyme, encoding MITVICSSCGLKILVPPTVQGRAGVCFGCGAALVVPRAAQAADELSLAFEVGTRIADRYAIESPLGKGGMGVVYSAWDSLMNERVALKFLNPLLLQTQKGIQLFIHEAQIARRLRHENIVAVHDVAATPEGIMYLSMEFLAGRSLRSVLRHFRSVRRFMDVRLAVDLTAQILNALDYAHRTVIHRDMKPENVMLQPGERVKVLDFGLAKVLDEERHEGSGEDKHKQKDKATRVVGTEAYAAPEQLRAGLPIDLRADLYAVGVIFKELLTLRTPLDDPIEVQQARDDVAPSLLEILNKAIKEAPEDRWQSAGDFRRSLLQAYVESYRRTPLAAAASETGRQASTEGMLLMEGGSFLMGNNAVPDEAPQFEAYVEPFYIDVHPVTVGQYREFLEATGHPKPKLWGQRDYGGDDQPVVGVSWDDATAYAQWAGKLLPSEAQWEFVARGKENRRYPWGNNEADSNRANYGDHLNMPSIVGMHEDGATPDGIQDMGGNVYEWTSDWFLPYDPAKREAAAQSGPPKRAVRGGAWNSPVQELRCSARKGLFPETRLPTVGFRCVLPFRS
- a CDS encoding response regulator, which produces MDLGQTSQSPTTPGVEENFTNGPAKILVVDDDQAMRTLLSILFIRAGFDVAEASNGFEGLQLLCHEYFDLVVTDGAMPVKDGLTMISEARALAPKARFIVHSGSDRETLERARELSAGSILAVLSKPAPSSAIVAAVKDALRACRCHCQDGEGASTQSRSTSTYVNPLFGAVREKLSTKVHFRQDLCGSVL
- a CDS encoding response regulator, which encodes MSKSANILIVDDQGVNRQILAKLVADLGHSSIQAENGAVALKQLKEHKVDLVLSDVMMPVMTGYQFLEHVKADESLRHIPVVMVSALDEMQSITHCIELGADDYLPKAFNPILLKARLNGCLAKKDLHDKEEEHRDRIERYNRELEERVREQVKEIASTQLALIFALANLAESRDPDTGEHLERMRQYAYTLASKIRTFPQHAELIDDSYIEDLYVAAPLHDIGKVGIPDRILQKPGKLTEEEFEIMKNHATIGATTLRRVDEKHPGNSFLKMGIELAESHHEKWDGTGYPHGLAGADIPLAGRILALADVYDALTSKRCYKEAMPHEKSREILLEGKGKHFDPDVVDAFIDSEEAFFSIRLRYQDTEKTLLV
- a CDS encoding sugar phosphate isomerase/epimerase; the encoded protein is MHTSRRTFLKTSTVLAAVLTSGKSLAQDVKAKPWKTSVGLNGFMSSEGRFQHSYPIWEILDFTSREGFDGVELVEGWPHGGYPKSNETERIAALKRLYESYGLQPYTFQTGSSDSYAADPARREAWLVKFTEHLNLARAMGCEFIGNWPGGDLAGNANLDAAITNLVTSYREAAKRAADMGLYFSFEIEPPFIFNTFETLQRILAEVDHPVCKTNFDPSHFDLMWGSKGKPHEMLQKLGVQHIGHVHLTDCDGTLFEGTSKHLACGDGHCDIPAALKTLWDGGYRGWIMIDAWMIDDAYDAYRKGKAAIDAGVKAAEG
- a CDS encoding GxxExxY protein yields the protein MHVSNPRRRLIASIQLRNGNTEEGGRLLIHEDITHAIIGAGMSVSSELRPGLDEKIYEHALVIELGLRGISCDSQMRFPVFYKGHEIGILIPDLVVEGKVIVDTKVVTAFSDEHTAQILGYLAITNLEVGLLLNFKSNQLTWKRIVRSEPR
- a CDS encoding HD domain-containing protein encodes the protein MNTHSHGPYLAYEERLARRIQSTLSRSLNRNLWKRILWRLGLAVLAFVLVGASLLESLRYLFPQVNEMPFVIFLTVTLLLCPIIVISVRHVLALLVDLQMTHVDLLVILGNVVAMRDQDTGEHNLRVAIMAVRLAEAAKVDPRLMSGLFMGAFLHDIGKVGIPDNILLKPSQLSHEERQEMQMHVIHGDDIVANSVWLQGAARVVRSHHEKFDGAGYPDGTKAEKIPIEARVFSIVDVFDALVSKRPYKEAMPLNQALDILQKERGRSFDPSFLDAFLSIAEKLYNQVIRSDIDQQKEMCAAIIERYSGQW